In Verrucomicrobiota bacterium, one genomic interval encodes:
- a CDS encoding sigma-70 family RNA polymerase sigma factor has translation MVSATFRLARRQSEQAGRLCYPRLNSQTRAKARRAENRLLQRRGTRFHHASLDDCDHELPSVTANHFSGLDGLAIRSALDQLPAVFRAVLTLYYLEDLSYRQIATQLGIPIGTVMSRLSRGKQLLREALRDQGRPD, from the coding sequence ATGGTTTCAGCGACGTTTCGACTGGCGAGGCGCCAGTCGGAACAGGCGGGTCGCCTGTGCTACCCAAGATTGAATTCTCAGACACGCGCCAAGGCGCGCCGGGCAGAGAATCGACTTCTTCAGCGGCGCGGAACCCGGTTCCACCACGCTTCGCTTGACGATTGCGATCACGAGCTGCCCAGCGTGACGGCAAACCACTTCAGCGGCCTGGATGGCCTGGCGATTCGCAGCGCGCTCGACCAATTGCCCGCCGTGTTTCGCGCCGTGCTGACGCTGTACTACCTGGAGGATCTGAGCTACCGGCAGATTGCCACCCAATTGGGCATCCCCATCGGAACCGTCATGTCGCGGCTTTCTCGAGGGAAACAATTGCTGCGCGAAGCGCTACGCGATCAAGGGCGCCCAGATTAA